A stretch of Mus musculus strain C57BL/6J chromosome 19, GRCm38.p6 C57BL/6J DNA encodes these proteins:
- the Olfr1417 gene encoding olfactory receptor 1417, whose translation MEEGNQTGMVLFHFRPFSKLPEVQMLIFVLFLMMYLVSIGGNMSIVLTIWTNRCLHTPMYFFLANLASLEIFYSSTIAPLTLASILSTERTVVSLAGCGAQMFFFIFLGSADCILLAVMAYDRFVAICHPLRYTLIMSWHLCVQLALGSLLLGFILAMQLTVLIFRLPFCSSKEISLFYCDVLPVMRLACADTHVHEATLFVVSVIVLTIPFLLITLSYVFIVDAILKIRSAEGRHKAFSTCSSHLTVVLLQYGCGSLIYLCPSSSYSPERGQVVSVVYTFITPVLNPLIYSMRNRELKDALRKVVISFLLLEKQ comes from the coding sequence atggaagaaggaaatcaGACTGGGATGGTCCTCTTCCACTTCCGCCCCTTCTCCAAACTCCCTGAGGTGCAGATGCTGATCTTTGTGCTTTTCCTCATGATGTACCTGGTCAGCATCGGGGGAAACATGTCCATCGTCCTCACCATCTGGACCAATCGGTGTCTCCACACCCCTATGTACTTCTTCCTGGCCAACCTGGCTAGCCTGGAGATCTTCTATTCTTCTACCATAGCCCCCCTGACTCTGGCCAGCATCCTGTCCACAGAGAGGACTGTGGTTTCCTTGGCAGGCTGTGGTGCCCAGatgttcttcttcatcttcctgggCAGTGCTGACTGTATTCTGCTGGCTGTCATGGCCTATGACCGGTTTGTGGCCATCTGTCACCCTCTGCGCTATACCCTCATCATGAGCTGGCACTTGTGTGTCCAGCTGGCCCTGGGGTCCCTGTTGCTGGGTTTCATCTTGGCCATGCAGTTGACTGTGCTCATCTTCCGACTGCCTTTCTGTAGCAGTAAGGAAATCAGCTTGTTCTACTGTGATGTCCTCCCTGTCATGAGACTGGCATGTGCAGACACCCATGTCCATGAGGCCACTCTGTTTGTGGTCAGTGTCATCGTCCTCACCATCCCTTTCCTCCTCATCACTCTCTCCTATGTCTTCATTGTGGATGCCATCCTGAAGATCCGCTCAGCTGAGGGGAGGCACAAAGCCTTCTCTACCTGTTCTTCCCACCTGACCGTTGTCCTCCTGCAGTATGGATGTGGAAGCCTCATCTACTTGTGTCCCAGCTCCAGCTACTCTCCTGAGAGGGGCCAGGTAGTATCTGTGGTTTACACCTTCATCACTCCTGTGCTGAATCCTTTGATCTACAGCATGAGGAACAGAGAACTCAAGGATGCTTTGAGGAAGGTGGTGATAAGCTTCCTcctgcttgaaaaacaatga
- the Olfr1418 gene encoding olfactory receptor 1418, with protein sequence MEEGNQTGMVLFHFRPFSKLPEVQMLIFVLFLMMYLVSIGGNMSIVLTIWTNRCLHTPMYFFLANLASLEIFYSSTIAPLTLASILSTERTVVSLAGCGAQMFFFIFLGSADCILLAVMAYDRFVAICHPLRYTLIMSWHLCVQLALGSLLLGFILAMQLTVLIFQLPFCSSKEISLFYCDVLPVMRLACADTHVHEATLFVVSVIVLTIPFLLITLSYVFIVDAILKIRSAEGRHKAFSTCSSHLTVVLLQYGCTSLIYLCPSSSYSPERGQVVSVVYTFITPVLNPLIYSMRNRELKDALRRVIMKLVLIQTQEAL encoded by the coding sequence ATGGAGGAAGGAAATCAGACTGGGATGGTCCTCTTCCACTTCCGCCCCTTCTCCAAACTCCCTGAGGTGCAGATGCTGATCTTTGTGCTTTTCCTCATGATGTACCTGGTCAGCATCGGGGGAAACATGTCCATCGTCCTCACCATCTGGACCAATCGGTGTCTCCACACCCCTATGTACTTCTTCCTGGCCAACCTGGCTAGCCTGGAGATCTTCTATTCTTCTACCATAGCCCCCCTGACTCTGGCCAGCATCCTGTCCACAGAGAGGACTGTGGTTTCCTTGGCAGGCTGTGGTGCCCAGatgttcttcttcatcttcctgggCAGTGCTGACTGTATTCTGCTGGCTGTCATGGCCTATGACCGGTTTGTGGCCATCTGTCACCCTCTGCGATATACCCTCATCATGAGCTGGCACTTGTGTGTCCAGTTGGCCCTGGGGTCCCTGTTGCTGGGTTTCATCTTGGCCATGCAGTTGACTGTGCTCATCTTCCAATTGCCTTTCTGTAGCAGTAAGGAAATCAGCTTGTTCTACTGTGATGTCCTCCCTGTCATGAGACTGGCATGTGCAGACACCCATGTCCATGAGGCCACTCTGTTTGTAGTCAGTGTCATCGTCCTCACCATCCCTTTCCTCCTCATCACTCTCTCCTATGTCTTCATTGTGGATGCCATCCTGAAGATCCGCTCAGCTGAGGGGAGGCACAAAGCCTTCTCTACCTGTTCTTCCCACCTGACGGTTGTCCTCCTGCAGTATGGATGCACAAGTCTCATCTACTTGTGTCCCAGCTCCAGCTACTCTCCTGAGAGGGGCCAGGTAGTATCTGTGGTTTACACCTTCATCACCCCTGTGCTGAATCCTTTGATCTACAGCATGAGGAACAGAGAACTCAAGGATGCTTTGAGGAGAGTGATAATGAAATTGGTTCTGATCCAAACACAAGAAGCACTCTAG
- the Olfr1419 gene encoding olfactory receptor 1419, with protein sequence MEEENQTGVVYFHFRPFSTNSTVASLVFVGFLLLYLGSLIGNLTIGLTVWQDHSLHTPMYFFLFVLATLELGYSTNIAPLTLASILSMGKMLISLPSCGAQMFFFILLGGSDCVLLAIMAYDRYVAICHPLHYSLIMSWQLCGQMALGSLGLGFLLSLPLTILICHLPFCGHNEIYHFFCDMPAVMRLACTDTHIHQAALFAISVAAVAIPFLLICLSYGCIVATILRMTSAEGKRRAFSTCSSHLLVVVLQYGCCTLIYLRPSSSYSPEEGRAVSVVYTFFSPLLNPLIYSLRNQEVTDAVKRLLTRMFWFRKPERFLPGGNYSLNKGEHSMMEKKLKINRP encoded by the coding sequence ATGGAGGAGGAAAATCAGACAGGAGTGGTATATTTCCACTTCCGCCCCTTTTCAACCAACTCTACAGTGGCTTCCCTAGTGTTTGTGGGCTTCTTGCTGCTGTATCTAGGAAGTCTCATTGGAAACCTCACCATTGGGCTCACAGTCTGGCAGGATCACTCCCTCCATACCCCGATGTACTTCTTCCTTTTTGTGTTGGCCACATTAGAGCTTGGCTATTCCACCAACATTGCTCCACTGACTCTAGCTAGCATTCTCTCCATGGGGAAGATGCTTATCTCTCTGCCCAGCTGTGGGGCCCAGAtgttcttcttcatcctccttggAGGATCTGACTGTGTCCTGCTGGCCATCATGGCCTATGACAGGTATGTGGCCATCTGTCATCCATTGCATTACAGCCTCATTATGAGTTGGCAGCTCTGTGGGCAGATGGCTTTAGGTTCTCTGGGGCTGGGTTTCCTTTTGTCACTGCCTTTGACCATTCTGATCTGCCACCTCCCATTCTGTGGCCACAATGAAATCTACCACTTCTTCTGCGACATGCCTGCAGTCATGCGCCTGGCCTGTACAGATACCCATATACACCAGGCAGCTCTCTTTGCCATCAGCGTGGCTGCAGTAGCCATTCCTTTTCTCCTTATCTGTCTCTCCTATGGTTGCATTGTGGCTACCATCCTGAGGATGACGTCAGCAGAGGGGAAACGCCGGGCTTTCTCCACCTGCTCTTCACACCTCCTCGTGGTTGTCCTGCAGTATGGATGTTGCACCCTCATCTACCTTCGCCCTAGCTCCAGCTACTCCCCGGAAGAAGGCCGGGCAGTATCTGTTGTCTATACCTTCTTCTCCCCATTGCTGAATCCCTTAATCTATAGTTTAAGGAACCAAGAGGTGACTGATGCAGTAAAAAGACTTTTGACAAGAATGTTCTGGTTCAGAAAGCCAGAAAGATTCCTTCCTGGGGGAAATTATTCACTGAACAAGGGAGAACACAGTATGATGGAAAAGAAACTCAAAATCAATAGGCCATGA